From the Robertmurraya sp. FSL R5-0851 genome, the window ATCCTAATAAATATATACTTTTATAAAAATGCTATTCTTATTAAATCAGGGGTGAAGAGGATATTTTTGATTAGTATCCTCTTCATTTCTTACGATACTATTGCTGTTTTCCTCTTTATATTCACCGCTATGGCAATGAACTTTGAATATTTAGCATGCTTAATAGATCTCCCCTAGCTAGAGTTAAACCATGAAACCTTTTCCATATGAAAGTTAGTTCTTGTACCCATAGCATAGTCGTGGTCGTGATAGTATTTCGCCTCAGTAGTTGGAGCCAATACTGGATACTTACTGTAGTTAGTCTGTGGTAAAGTTTCCTCCAATAGGGGGTAAGCGTTTTAATCCAAGTTAACAGACTTTATATATGTTTTAAAAATGTAATAAATAATGTTAATTAATCCTAAAAAGGAGTACAGGGAACGTGGTAATTTTAGTAGCTTGAGAGAGGACAAGTAAAGCCTATCCCTTCACTCTTTCAATGATATGTCAAATGGACTAAAAATATTGTCATGAAATTTACAATGGAAAAATATTACTACTAAAATATACTAATATTATTCTATTAGTTAAATATAATGATGACATATAATGTAAGGGGTAGAATAATGCAGTATACAGCAGACATTCAACTTATAATGATAGATTTGGTTATTTTTACAGCACTCTTCTTTATGATTACCCTATTTATTATAAAGAAAGAGTTGTATATAGGTATCTTATTCAAAAAGCAAAACTTTATTGACAGGACTAAAGATAGAATCCCTTTTAGTATTAAGAATAAAGCGGACTATGAAAAGAAATATCTTGATACACACAAGGATTTACAGAATCTAAAATTTGCATTAGACGAGGCAAACCTTGTTCAAATAGTAGATAAACATGCGAATATTATGTATGCTAATGACCAGTTCTGTAGTCTATCCGGATACACTTTTGATGAACTAAAGGGAAATAATATGCGTATGCTAAATATTAATTACCATTCAAAGGAATTTTTTCAAGAGCTATGGGCGACTGTTTCTCAGGGGAAAGTATGGAAAGGTGAGATGCGAAACAAAGCGAAAAATGGAAGTTATTTTTGGGTTAATACAACAATTGTCCCATTCTTAGACAAGGATAATAAACCAGTAGAATATATTGTTATTCGAAATAATATTACCCAAAGCAAAGAGAATGAGGAAAAATTGGAATACTTGTCTAATGTGGATGGTTTAACATCCTTATATAATCGAAGATACTTTGATAATATGCTTGATTACTATTGGAATACTTTGTATCAAACCAAGGACTACCTATCAGTAATCATATTTGATGTAGATTACTTTAAATATTATAACGATTACTATGGTCATCTAATGGGAGATCAATGTTTGATTGATATATCTAATCGAGTAAAAGAATTGTTATGGGAATATGAAGTTGTTTGTGCTAGGTATGGGGGTGAAGAGTTTGCTATTCTTTTACCATACAAGGACTTACATGAATCCAGTATGATTGCAGAAATGATTCGAATAGCAATATGTCAATTGCAAATACCACATAAAACTTCAAAACGAAATGATTTTGTGACCATGAGTTTTGGAGTGGCTTCG encodes:
- a CDS encoding sensor domain-containing diguanylate cyclase; the protein is MQYTADIQLIMIDLVIFTALFFMITLFIIKKELYIGILFKKQNFIDRTKDRIPFSIKNKADYEKKYLDTHKDLQNLKFALDEANLVQIVDKHANIMYANDQFCSLSGYTFDELKGNNMRMLNINYHSKEFFQELWATVSQGKVWKGEMRNKAKNGSYFWVNTTIVPFLDKDNKPVEYIVIRNNITQSKENEEKLEYLSNVDGLTSLYNRRYFDNMLDYYWNTLYQTKDYLSVIIFDVDYFKYYNDYYGHLMGDQCLIDISNRVKELLWEYEVVCARYGGEEFAILLPYKDLHESSMIAEMIRIAICQLQIPHKTSKRNDFVTMSFGVASIIPSSNIFPKELLKLADTALYSAKGNGRNRVVNYVEYIHN